The following are encoded in a window of Cataglyphis hispanica isolate Lineage 1 chromosome 21, ULB_Chis1_1.0, whole genome shotgun sequence genomic DNA:
- the LOC126857515 gene encoding ras-related protein Rab-32 isoform X2: MLDRNVMLVLRTRQERTERRLRHKKKANPPPMEPPALLLNNNHLYIDLNMNFSENCKLEAAKSARKSSSNNASNLGVDEKREHLYKILVIGELGAGKTSIIKRYVHQFFSQHYRATIGVDFALKVLNWDPHTIIRLQLWDIAGQERFGNMTRVYYKEAVGAFIVFDVTRSATLDAVVKWKQDLDSKVQLPDGSSIPCVLLANKCDQQKEGLVNSPTKMDEYCKEKNFSGWFETSAKENINIEEAARFLVNKILQNDQVMRGNGSQDQTDGERFALSQSPTSSKKSCSC; encoded by the exons ATGCTGGACCGAAACGTGATGCTTGTGCTGCGTACGCGGCAAGAGAGAACCGAGAGGCGCTTGAGGCACAAAAAGAAAGCCAATCCACCACCGATGGAGCCGCCCGCGCTACTCTTGAACAACAATCATCTGTATATCGACCTTAATATGAATTTCAGCGAAAATTGCAAACTGGAGGCAGCTAAAAGCGCGAGAAAG TCGTCGTCGAATAATGCATCGAATCTCGGAGTAGACGAGAAACGGGAGCACTTGTACAAAATACTGGTAATCGGCGAGCTTGGGGCGGGGAAAACATCTATCATCAAGCGATACGTCCACCAATTCTTCTCGCAACATTATCGGGCGACGATTGGCGTCGACTTTGCGCTCAAAGTGCTAAACTGGGATCCACATACCATTATTAGACTGCAGTTATGGGATATCGCAG GTCAAGAGAGATTTGGAAATATGACCAGAGTTTACTACAAGGAAGCTGTTGGTGCTTTCATAGTGTTTGATGTGACGAGAAGCGCAACGTTGGACGCGGTTGTGAAATGGAAACAGGACCTGGATTCAAAGGTACAACTTCCTGACGGATCGTCGATACCATGCGTCTTGTTGGCGAATAAATGCGATCAGCAGAAGGAAGGTCTGGTTAATTCGCCCACCAAGATGGACGAATATTGTAAAGAGAAGAATTTCTCCGGCTGGTTTGAAACATCAGCGAAGGAGAATATTAACATCGAGGAGGCAGCCAGATTTCTCgtcaataaa ATACTTCAGAACGATCAAGTTATGAGAGGCAATGGCTCTCAAGACCAAACGGATGGCGAGCGCTTCGCGTTAAGTCAATCGCCGACAAGCTCCAAAAAATCCTGCAGCTGCTGA
- the LOC126857515 gene encoding ras and EF-hand domain-containing protein homolog isoform X1 yields the protein MAHNEGTKEGGSSTDTVIAHFSSDDEKPKPIATATSGEYVTAGDSNSSLETLTSSSGVTFFSNINTDDRKKGKFDTFKSSLREGRIFKIKKKPRETDPSCEADTEQDDKTSLKKLEIGDDKEISRQQSQQLKESKPTSVISKKKKKKKSHSLVRKLSFNKFRLSSEQQEARHTPEGGDSSRSQSQSPQESPVHPNESIEKQRQGDENVPEREKTARGELKKPEKLLEKPSKIVTVVQHTPLITKSFVQHDTVQHPQREEQDKVSRSDLQCCSTLPYALSSWPERSETKLAEDAVLRTGKTRAKSDSDSSGLRMTSESSPVEVRRKLSLLEEKRAIFQRRFFDSSKDTKDAVLTVSSLTIDDEPPSTIDNEFFEQQEEERKKRRARQISVKTFDTFSSFETALDEETGLGYLGSIEEDYTESYNSMDDHLSKSHSAMVGAVAGQSSSNNASNLGVDEKREHLYKILVIGELGAGKTSIIKRYVHQFFSQHYRATIGVDFALKVLNWDPHTIIRLQLWDIAGQERFGNMTRVYYKEAVGAFIVFDVTRSATLDAVVKWKQDLDSKVQLPDGSSIPCVLLANKCDQQKEGLVNSPTKMDEYCKEKNFSGWFETSAKENINIEEAARFLVNKILQNDQVMRGNGSQDQTDGERFALSQSPTSSKKSCSC from the exons ATGGCTCATAACGAGGGCACGAAAGAAGGTGGCAGCTCGACCGACACAGTAATCGCGCACTTTTCGTCGGACGACGAGAAGCCAAAGCCTATCGCGACTGCCACTTCCGGCGAATATGTCACCGCGGGTGACAGTAATTCCAGTCTCGAAACTCTGACCAGCAGCAGCGGCGTGACTTTCTTCTCCAATATTAACACGGACGATCGAAAGAAAGGCAAATTCGATACGTTCAAGAGCAGCCTCCGCGAGGGTCGTATATTTAAGATCAAGAAGAAACCACGCGAGACCGATCCGTCCTGCGAAGCGGACACGGAACAAGATGACAAAACTTCTTTGAAGAAGCTTGAAATAGGGGATGATAAAG AAATATCTCGGCAGCAATCACAGCAGCTCAAGGAATCGAAACCAACATCCGTGATctcgaagaagaagaaaaagaagaagtcgCACTCGCTGGTGCGCAAACTgagctttaataaatttcgccTGTCCTCGGAACAGCAAGAAGCACGACATACCCCGGAGGGTGGCGATAGTAGTCGCTCCCAGAGCCAGTCCCCGCAAGAATCGCCCGTTCACCCGAACGAGTCGATCGAGAAGCAGAGGCAGGGGGACGAAAACGTCCCGGAGAGGGAAAAGACAGCGAGGGGGGAGCTTAAGAAACCAGAAAAGCTGCTCGAGAAACCGTCAAAGATCGTCACCGTAGTGCAACATACGCCGTTAATAACTAAGAGCTTTGTTCAACACG ACACCGTACAACATCCACAGCGAGAGGAGCAAGACAAAGTCTCGCGTTCCGACTTGCAATGCTGTTCGACGCTTCCTTACGCGTTGTCGAGCTGGCCGGAACGTAGCGAGACGAAGCTCGCGGAGGATGCTGTGCTCAGGACAGGTAAAACGAGAGCGAAATCCGATTCGGATTCCTCGGGTTTACGTATGACATCGGAATCGTCACCCGTCGAAGTGCGGCGTAAGCTATCCTTGCTGGAGGAGAAACGAGCGATATTTCAGCGACGCTTCTTCGATTCTTCCAAGGATACAAAAGACGCGGTGCTCACTGTTAGCAGCTTGACAATCGACGACGAGCCACCGAGCACTATCGATAACGAGTTTTTTGAACAACAAGAAGAGGAacgaaagaagagaagagCCCGACAGATTAGCGTGAAAACTTTCGATACATTCTCCTCTTTTGAAACTGCCCTCGACGAGGAAACGGGATTGGGTTACTTGGGTAGCATTGAGGAAGATTACACGGAAAGCTACAATAGTATGGACGATCATCTCAGCAAATCTCATTCCGCCATGGTGGGAGCCGTTGCTGGCCAG TCGTCGTCGAATAATGCATCGAATCTCGGAGTAGACGAGAAACGGGAGCACTTGTACAAAATACTGGTAATCGGCGAGCTTGGGGCGGGGAAAACATCTATCATCAAGCGATACGTCCACCAATTCTTCTCGCAACATTATCGGGCGACGATTGGCGTCGACTTTGCGCTCAAAGTGCTAAACTGGGATCCACATACCATTATTAGACTGCAGTTATGGGATATCGCAG GTCAAGAGAGATTTGGAAATATGACCAGAGTTTACTACAAGGAAGCTGTTGGTGCTTTCATAGTGTTTGATGTGACGAGAAGCGCAACGTTGGACGCGGTTGTGAAATGGAAACAGGACCTGGATTCAAAGGTACAACTTCCTGACGGATCGTCGATACCATGCGTCTTGTTGGCGAATAAATGCGATCAGCAGAAGGAAGGTCTGGTTAATTCGCCCACCAAGATGGACGAATATTGTAAAGAGAAGAATTTCTCCGGCTGGTTTGAAACATCAGCGAAGGAGAATATTAACATCGAGGAGGCAGCCAGATTTCTCgtcaataaa ATACTTCAGAACGATCAAGTTATGAGAGGCAATGGCTCTCAAGACCAAACGGATGGCGAGCGCTTCGCGTTAAGTCAATCGCCGACAAGCTCCAAAAAATCCTGCAGCTGCTGA
- the LOC126857515 gene encoding ras-related protein Rab-32 isoform X4, with translation MDVELKIWRNLETFDLGKWKVQPKEWKWLKSSSNNASNLGVDEKREHLYKILVIGELGAGKTSIIKRYVHQFFSQHYRATIGVDFALKVLNWDPHTIIRLQLWDIAGQERFGNMTRVYYKEAVGAFIVFDVTRSATLDAVVKWKQDLDSKVQLPDGSSIPCVLLANKCDQQKEGLVNSPTKMDEYCKEKNFSGWFETSAKENINIEEAARFLVNKILQNDQVMRGNGSQDQTDGERFALSQSPTSSKKSCSC, from the exons ATGGACgtggaattaaaaatttggcgAAATTTAGAAACGTTCGATCTCGGCAAGTGGAAAGTACAACCAAAAGAGTGGAAGTGGTTGAAA TCGTCGTCGAATAATGCATCGAATCTCGGAGTAGACGAGAAACGGGAGCACTTGTACAAAATACTGGTAATCGGCGAGCTTGGGGCGGGGAAAACATCTATCATCAAGCGATACGTCCACCAATTCTTCTCGCAACATTATCGGGCGACGATTGGCGTCGACTTTGCGCTCAAAGTGCTAAACTGGGATCCACATACCATTATTAGACTGCAGTTATGGGATATCGCAG GTCAAGAGAGATTTGGAAATATGACCAGAGTTTACTACAAGGAAGCTGTTGGTGCTTTCATAGTGTTTGATGTGACGAGAAGCGCAACGTTGGACGCGGTTGTGAAATGGAAACAGGACCTGGATTCAAAGGTACAACTTCCTGACGGATCGTCGATACCATGCGTCTTGTTGGCGAATAAATGCGATCAGCAGAAGGAAGGTCTGGTTAATTCGCCCACCAAGATGGACGAATATTGTAAAGAGAAGAATTTCTCCGGCTGGTTTGAAACATCAGCGAAGGAGAATATTAACATCGAGGAGGCAGCCAGATTTCTCgtcaataaa ATACTTCAGAACGATCAAGTTATGAGAGGCAATGGCTCTCAAGACCAAACGGATGGCGAGCGCTTCGCGTTAAGTCAATCGCCGACAAGCTCCAAAAAATCCTGCAGCTGCTGA